The sequence GCCATAATCCGGTCATTCGCGATTACTACCAGCGCCTGCTGCAGCGGGGAAAACTCAAAAAGGTTGCCCTGGTGGCCTGCATGCACAAACTGGTGATTATTCTCAATGCCATGGTAGAACATGACACCCTCTGGCAGGCTCCGGCTTGCTCCCTGCCCGCCGCCACATAAGGAACAGCAAGACTCTGTCTGATGCAGGCAGGGCTCCTGGCTTGATTTCCGCTGCCATCCCGCCGAGGCTAATCGCATAGCAGGATGAGCTTGACAAAGAAGATAATCGCTACGGTTGGCTACGGTTGGCAAATCCCCTCCTGGGAGGGGTAGGGGTGGGTTAGCCCAAAATCTTGCAGACCCACCCCGCCCTATCGGGCACCCCTCCTAGGAGGGGATGGAGGCTTACAGTTCTTTGCGAATATCTAGCACCCGCAAAATGGAGATAATGATCAGCATCGTCACCGCTAGCAGCACGATCGCATTGGCCGCCGCCAAGGGGTACTGCAAGCTGCCAATCTGGGTCTGAATCAGCTTGCCCACCGACGCCGCCTGGCCGCCCCCCATTAGCCGCACCGTCACAAACTCGCCCATGATCAGGGTGACAATGAAAATTGACCCGATCGCAATGCCAGGCGCAGACAAGGGCAAAATCACCTCCTTAAAAACCTGAACTCCAGAAGCCCCAAGGTCTTCAGCCGCCGTCACCAGGGAACGATCAATCCGCATCAGGCTGTTAAAAATTGGCGCAATCATAAAAATGATGTAGAGATGCACCATCCCCAGCACGACCGCAAAATCGGAGTAGAGCAACCAGTCTAGGGGCTGTTGAATCAGGCCTATGCTCATCAACCCTTGGTTGACTAATCCGCCCCGCCCCAGCAGCGGCACCCACGAGATCATCCGAATGATGTTTGAGGTCCAAAAGGGGATGGTACAGACCAAAAACAGCAGAATTTGCCACTCTAGCTTGGGCACGTGGAAAGCCAAAAAATACGCCACCGGATAGCCAATCAGCAGCGTAGCCACCCATACCAGCCCTAAAAACTTAAAGGTGTTGAGGTAGGTGTTGAGGGTGGCGTTGGTAAAAATGCCGCGATAGTTATCGAAGGTAAAGGCCGGGACCATCGAGTAGCCGGTGAATTCCCAAAAACTCACCACCCCAATCATGATGATGGGGAATACCAGAAACAGGAGAAACACCAATGTCTGGGGGGTAATGAGCGCGTAGGGCTTGAGTGTTTTCCAGACTTCAGACATAGAAAAGGTGTAATAACGTTTTGAATCTTTGATTTTGAGTTTTGAATTATAGCCATAGTCATTTGGGTTAGGACATCCAGAAACCCTAGAAACGTTCGAACGTTCAAACGTTCTTAGGAGGCATGTTTTAACCGAACTGGCTACAGCTATAAAACATGAGTTTGACAGAAAATAATTTTTGGAAATAACAGCTTAGCCATCCCCTCTTGGGAGGGGTAGGGGTGGGTTCATCGAGAAACTTGTATGAAGTCCAATTCATTAACCGACAGAAAACGGCTTGCCTGTCATTCCCGCAGAGGCGGGAATCCATCCTGGAGTAACTCATCCCCAATGAATTCCCACTTCCGTAGGAATGACAGATTAGGAGCACTTAAGCGGACCTGATATCAAAACTCAAAATTTATCCGGCTACGAGGCAATAAACTCGTTCCACTTCTGCACCAGGTAGGTGTTTTCTTCCATAGTGGAGTTCCAGCAAACAATGTTGCCAAAGCGCTCGTCGAAGGAGCCGCCGTCGCGTACCGTCCCCGATTTGGCTAGAGTTTTACCAAAGGGGTCTACCATATCTTCGGCGGCAGGCTTACCTTCATACCAAAAATCCCACTCGGCGGCAGACATAAACTTGCGGGCTGCTTCGGGGGCGGCGCTGTAGTAGCCCTGGCGACCGAGGAAGGCCCCCACCCACCCGTCGAGCATCCAGTTGATGTACTCGTAGGCTGCATCCAGCTGAATGCCCTCTAGGTTTTTAGAGAGGCCAATGCCGCCGCCCCAGCCCCGATAGCCCTCGTCCAGGGGAGCATAGACACAGTCGAGACCCTGCGACTGCACAGCGGTCACAGCGGGAGACCACATCGATTGCAGCACGACTTCTCCCGAGGTCATCAGGTTAACCGACTCATCAAAGGTCTTCCAAAAGGCGCGAAACTGACCGTTGCGCTTTTGCTCTTTGAGAATTTCAATGATTTGGTCGATTTCGGCTCGGGTCATGTTGCCCTTGTCGCCAAAGCTCATCAGACCCAGCGACTCGGCCACCATCGCCGCATCCATAATGCCGATTTGGGGAATGTCGAGAATGGAGGTCTTGCCCTTAAATTCTGGATTGAACAGCTCACCCCAGCTCTTAATTTCGCGCCCCACCAGGTCGGGGCGATAGCCCAGGGTATCGGCGTTGTACTGGAAGGGGATTAGGGTGGCGAAGTCGGTGGGGGTCGCTGAAAACTCCCTAGAGTCGGCACCCGTTAGATATTGCACGCGGTAGGGAGCCGTACCCTGGGACTGTTCGACCGGCAGGCCCTTGAACTCGCCGGTTCTGAAGAAGGAGACAATTTGGTCGTAGTTGGTGACGCGCTTGATGTCGATGGGTTGCAGGTTGCCGGAGGGCACCACCAGGGGCAGGCTGAAGTATTCGCCGTCGAAAATGTCGTACTGGCCGGGCTGGGTGATGGCGATCTGGTTGTTTTCTTCGGTGCTCAGCGCCCGCATGTCGAACTTAAAGCCCAGGTCTTCCTGGGCTTTGTCGCGAATGTCGTTAATTTGCGAGACCCCAGTGCCAATCAGCCGCAGGGTAACGTCTTTAGATTGGTTGGTGTTGACCTGGGGGCCGGGGGCTGGGTTATTGGGGGTGCCAGAGGGGGCAGCGCAGCGGGTAGCGGTGAGAAAGGCCCCAGCGGCAAGACCAG is a genomic window of Nodosilinea sp. E11 containing:
- a CDS encoding ABC transporter permease, with amino-acid sequence MSEVWKTLKPYALITPQTLVFLLFLVFPIIMIGVVSFWEFTGYSMVPAFTFDNYRGIFTNATLNTYLNTFKFLGLVWVATLLIGYPVAYFLAFHVPKLEWQILLFLVCTIPFWTSNIIRMISWVPLLGRGGLVNQGLMSIGLIQQPLDWLLYSDFAVVLGMVHLYIIFMIAPIFNSLMRIDRSLVTAAEDLGASGVQVFKEVILPLSAPGIAIGSIFIVTLIMGEFVTVRLMGGGQAASVGKLIQTQIGSLQYPLAAANAIVLLAVTMLIIISILRVLDIRKEL
- a CDS encoding PotD/PotF family extracellular solute-binding protein; amino-acid sequence: MAKFSRRHVIRTGLAAGAFLTATRCAAPSGTPNNPAPGPQVNTNQSKDVTLRLIGTGVSQINDIRDKAQEDLGFKFDMRALSTEENNQIAITQPGQYDIFDGEYFSLPLVVPSGNLQPIDIKRVTNYDQIVSFFRTGEFKGLPVEQSQGTAPYRVQYLTGADSREFSATPTDFATLIPFQYNADTLGYRPDLVGREIKSWGELFNPEFKGKTSILDIPQIGIMDAAMVAESLGLMSFGDKGNMTRAEIDQIIEILKEQKRNGQFRAFWKTFDESVNLMTSGEVVLQSMWSPAVTAVQSQGLDCVYAPLDEGYRGWGGGIGLSKNLEGIQLDAAYEYINWMLDGWVGAFLGRQGYYSAAPEAARKFMSAAEWDFWYEGKPAAEDMVDPFGKTLAKSGTVRDGGSFDERFGNIVCWNSTMEENTYLVQKWNEFIAS